Proteins encoded in a region of the Nitrospirota bacterium genome:
- a CDS encoding HD domain-containing phosphohydrolase, whose product MRSRIFTTIRFKMAVFIIVLLLLTASIFSLLTIQTMNRHILEEVLKRAESLCRSTAALAPYSILSGDLLGIDNIVTKVKDVNTDVEFVAVTDADRKVLAHTDLAKRGTFLHPSQGDALKQSEDGTRIIEVHGASGDSFEIGTPVLFQGKRIGSVVIGVNEWVLLHTRAETRRGIIAGLGITLVLGIGCILVLSSFVIRPIKELSRGVGELHEGKRSRLKVYSYDELGSLTQSFNRMAELITKQKGSLAASARELEEAYVSTVKVLAAAIDARDPYTLGHSTRVSQWAKKIGEALGLGHLELEDLEIASLFHDVGKLKTPDFVLLKEGQLTPLERHEMAVHSDHGAAILSRAKSLQKYIPAVRHHHEWYNGQGYPDGLRGDDIPLHAAIIAVADSFDAMTSSRPYKQPRTPEEALRELDRYAGRQFDPRIVAAFRELIESEPELAEQVPGIG is encoded by the coding sequence ATGCGAAGCAGAATCTTCACAACGATACGGTTCAAGATGGCTGTCTTTATCATCGTCCTCCTCCTGCTCACCGCCTCTATCTTTTCCCTGCTCACGATCCAGACCATGAACCGTCATATTCTCGAGGAAGTCCTGAAGCGGGCGGAATCCCTCTGCAGGAGCACGGCCGCCCTTGCGCCGTACAGCATTCTTTCGGGCGACCTCCTCGGCATCGACAACATCGTCACAAAGGTGAAGGACGTGAACACCGACGTGGAATTCGTCGCGGTCACGGATGCGGACAGGAAGGTCCTGGCCCACACCGACCTCGCGAAACGGGGCACATTCCTGCACCCGTCCCAGGGTGATGCGCTCAAGCAGAGCGAAGACGGCACCCGCATCATCGAAGTGCACGGCGCGTCTGGCGATTCATTTGAGATCGGCACGCCCGTTCTGTTCCAGGGCAAAAGGATCGGCAGCGTCGTCATCGGCGTCAACGAATGGGTCCTGCTCCATACGCGGGCCGAGACCCGGCGGGGGATCATCGCGGGGCTGGGCATTACGCTGGTCCTGGGCATCGGGTGCATCCTCGTGCTTTCCTCGTTCGTTATCCGGCCCATCAAGGAGCTGTCCCGGGGCGTCGGAGAGCTGCACGAAGGAAAGCGGTCGAGGCTCAAGGTCTATTCCTACGACGAGCTTGGCAGCCTGACGCAGAGCTTCAATCGCATGGCCGAGCTCATCACAAAACAGAAGGGCTCGCTCGCCGCCTCGGCGCGGGAGCTCGAGGAGGCCTACGTGTCCACAGTCAAGGTCCTTGCCGCCGCGATCGACGCGCGCGATCCCTACACGCTCGGGCATTCCACGAGGGTTTCCCAGTGGGCGAAGAAGATCGGCGAAGCGCTCGGCCTCGGCCATCTGGAGCTGGAAGACCTCGAAATCGCCAGCCTGTTCCACGACGTCGGGAAGCTGAAGACCCCTGATTTCGTTCTGCTCAAGGAAGGACAGCTCACGCCCCTGGAACGCCACGAGATGGCCGTTCACAGCGATCACGGTGCGGCGATCCTGAGCAGGGCAAAATCGCTGCAGAAATACATCCCCGCCGTGCGGCACCACCATGAGTGGTACAATGGACAGGGATATCCCGACGGTCTCCGCGGCGATGACATTCCCCTGCACGCCGCGATCATCGCCGTCGCCGACTCCTTTGACGCGATGACGTCATCGCGGCCCTACAAGCAGCCCCGCACGCCGGAAGAGGCGCTGCGCGAACTGGACCGCTACGCGGGGAGGCAGTTCGACCCGCGCATCGTTGCAGCGTTCCGCGAACTTATCGAAAGCGAGCCCGAGCTTGCCGAGCAGGTTCCCGGGATTGGTTGA